TATTTCTTCAATGATTTCTTCCTTTTACTTTTCTGACTGACGCTGTCATCGTCTGAAAGATCATCGTCACTTTCATCTTTaacttctttatcttttttcCTTTTGTGTGTTTCTATGTGTTTTCTGACGTCCCATCTTGTAACGGCTCTGTAAAATGTTacgatttgaattaattatatttgatagaatataataataatattccacaacgccatctagtctcaaactaagcgaagcttATATTATGGGcactaaaatacaaacataatatagataaatagtCAGGCTGATTGTTATTTGTTCAGTTTCTAGGTGTAAAACTGAACAAATAATAACCAGCCTGACTAAGGGATAAAGTTCGCCCAGGGTTGAccggtaactgggttgaggcgGTCAGAGAAGCAGTCGctcattgtaaaacactggtacttagatgcagccggttagactggaagccaaccacAACATAGTTTGgtaaaggctaggatgatgatgagtttAGGCGTAATTCGACACGTGCTGCCTAGTAGTCCAGTAACTTAAGTTAAACTTACCTGTAAGGGCAATGTGGACACGCGTACGGTCTGGTACCAGTCCCTGTAAGATGCCTGTACCGCACGTGCTTGGCCAATGCGTTCGGCGATGGGACCGACATATCGCACATCGTGCACGCGTAAGTTGACACGTGTTGCCTAGTGTGCTCGTTTAGTAAGTACTCAGTCGCGCAGCGGGTTCCACATAATTCGCACACGAATGGTGAATTCTGGTATACATTCTGGAAgtagaaaaatagtttttacataACGGTACAGTTTGACGCAcaaaacatctttaaaaaaaaacattttacatacgTAACAGAATAGCTTAATTATTGAGTGATGCAGCGATTTACTTACGCgtgattgcccgactagtttcagacacAACCGGAGCCCTTTATCATGGTAGCGAGtccgttgcataatttaataatgaatcattctcacgatagttactattaaCAGTATTAACGGAAAAAGTTTCATCAATAGAAACCTTTGTAAGGCAAGAAAATGAAGATTCTACAGGTTATAAATCATTTCTCGTGATTTTTCAGCATTTTCAGCTTCAAACAAACACATACCTGCCTTCTGAGATGATCAGACAGTTTTCTATTATTAGCGAAGTGTTGCCCGCAGTGGTAGCAAGCGATCAGTCTCTCGCCAGTGTGGCTTCGCACATGGACTACAAGCATCTCTTTACGAGGGAACACGGCTCCACAGCCGGCCCAGGAACAGAGATAGTTCTCTGAATAGTTCGTATGTACTTTGACGTGGTCTAGGAAATGCTGGAATATGAAAATGGTATAAGGTTACTAATTTTCTTCGAAACATAATGAGCTTCTGCCATATAAGTGTGAAAGTAGACGAAACCTGTCTCTCGTTGCTTTCCTGTTAGCTACTCGGCAAGGACAAACATTCAAACTTGCTTTCCTAAAGATAACACAAGATAGAAGTGCCTTGGGGGAAGGTGCAATGACGGTATCTCATGCTCTGTAATAAGTAATGTTATGACTAAAAGAAAGTCTCATTTTTCTTTTGCATCAGTAAAAGTCTTACTTCAAGATTCTGTTAAATAGCaattcattttaaacatttcattCAAACAGTATGTACCTGCATAGAATTATATTTCTGATCACAATTAATCCACATGCAGACGTAATCCCCAGTCTGTTTTGGAAGATGGTTTCTCTTGCTTGAATCCTTCTTGCACCTCGCTAGTTTCAGTGTGGCCCTGCCATTGAAGCCAATAGCAAGCAACTTCCCATGGTAAGCATGGTAGTTTATATGGCGGATCATCTCATTAAAGTCATTAGTTTTGTGGCCACAAACGTCCCAAAGGCAGACATACTCAACTGGAAaataagtgttatttattaataacttgacTTGCTGTTTATTGTGGCTTGGCCAACCTGGATATCCATTGCAGATGCAAAATCATTACCCTTCTTTGATTAAACTGGATTAAATAGCCAATATATTAGTGTGATGTTAGTTtgattacatatattatattttggttAAGAATAATTTGACATAGAAGGAGACTATTCACTATTtctttttgttgcaaattttgAATGGATTACTCAGGCATGGCATAAGCAGTCAAAATACAAATTAGGCACTGGCTAACTTCATTAACtatttaactgaaataaaattcacaaaaggaaaaatatataaaataatttgcaattcGCTgcaataatttgtgaaaatattttctattcagAATTAGCATTTTGGTTATCAATTGCCTCCTATAATGTCTTAACATAAGATAGCTTATGAGGTTTGGAATGATGGGTTcatttcttttaagtttaccaTCCCTAATAAGATCAATTTACTGTCTGTCTAACTGTGTCATTGcttcttgtttaatttaaaaaaaaaacttaccacCTGCCTCCCTCTCTATAGCATGTGCATCTGATGCATGCTTGACAACATGTTTCTGATACTCATTGTAATCTTCAAATGTGGACTCACAAGATTGCCATTCACATGTCATAAACAGATTGTCAACCCGTAACTTGTGTAaagactgaaaataaataagtagttcaaaattaataactagacactttttaagatatttttatcaaataaatcactttttaatTCAGGAATTGGTGTGAAGTTAAACCCAGTAGGATTATCTAGTCATTGGAGTGTTTGTTAGTTTCACTTTGCAGCATAATTACTTCTAAAACAATGGCCCATTTATAATGCAGTTTTTCTCTATGAAAGCTGACCTTCACACTGTTTGTAGCCTGTTAATTGCAGTAATGTAGAATTTATCACATAGTTCCTGTAGTTATTTTCTCAAAGGACATatatataaaatgatattatatctGCATTTAATAAAGAATGGCATAAAATTGGACTTGTAGtttcaaaaaaagaacattacaACAAACCCCtcacaaactttttttatttattgcatggGCTATAGCAGGCCAGTCTAttagataaaaactattaatttattttatatcgttgTTACTTACAACAGCTTTTGGTTCGTTTGAAGGCTCGTGAATACCATTTGGCACAGTAGCGTCGTCTTCGGCCACTGCCAATAAAAAGTTCTTTCTAGCAGCATGAGTTTGTATTATAAACtgaatgtcatttttattttgtaacgatAATTTCATTGGATCCTCATCATTCTGTTTTTGTAACCAATCCATACATCGTGACAGTTTCGTTTTCGATACACTTTTTGACTTAGATTTAACTTCGTTTGCCATGATTATCAGTTAACTAAacgattaaattacttaatttcaCTCTGTAATCCCTTCACATATTGAACTGTCGAACTTCACTCAACTCAAATTAtctttaaaagtttcaaattaagaatAGAATCCACAATTCCACAGTTGTATACAAAATCCAGCCGCGTTTTTTGACATTAGCTAATAAACAGCTGCCAGCTAACGTAAACTGTCAAAGCGAcagcttattttttaatttttaaaatttggtttACGTGTTTTCTAGATTCAGTATTTAAAGCGGGATTccatattcattttattattttgtttttcgcactatataatagtttaaacgtactcattataaaataaggttgaaaCTATTTTCCTTATCATACTACCTATgtttattaatgtaaacaaaacattgacCGGAAATCTTGTACTTTTTGTCCCAACCAACAAGCACCCAAACAAAAACTTGCAGGATTTTTCCATTCGGCATGTTAGTATTATAGTTCGAAAATTAGAAACTCATTTTACTGAAAAGTTCATATaggaaaaataacattaaatgtaGAAACCAAACTATAAAATATGCAGTTAATGTTATTACTGCATAAATGAAACACAATTTAGTCATATGACGAATGGACggtaatattaaattcaaatattttggcaTGTAGATGCTAACATAAACAGATTATTGTTCTTGACATTCTTGACAGgtcaaatcaattttattttaataaaaaaacgtgCGAGTTCGGAGTTAAGACAAGACGAACGCGTGAAGTGTGGTCAAGTGCGGTGCGTATTAACAGCAAGGCGCGCGGGTCCCCACGTTGCCGTTGGTGTCTCTTATCGGTAATTAGACACACATAAATAGTTCATCTTGTTATTCTCGCCGCATATATCGCGAGTGACGGTCGAGAGGTCGTTTCGGTGCTACGCTGATGAAATCAACCGTAACTCTAGAAGaagtagtaaataaattagatcACATTTCCTTACCACTAACTACCAGAATGCCGAACATCAAAGTCTTCAGCGGGAGCTCCCACCCAGACCTGGCGCAGAAAATCGTGGATCGTTTAGGCATCGATCTCGGTAAAGTTGTAACCAAGAAGTTTAGCAACATGGAAACATGTGTGGAAATCGGTGAATCTGTTCGTGGAGAGGATGTTTACATTGTTCAGAGCGGCAGCGGAGAGATTAATGACAATCTGATGGAGCTACTTATCATGATTAACGCGTGTAAAATAGCCTCCGCGTCCCGAGTGACGGCGGTCATTCCGTGCTTCCCGTACGCGCGGCAAGACAAGAAAGACAAGAGCAGAGCGCCGATCACCGCCAAGCTCGTCGCCAACATTCTGTCGGTGTCCGGCGCCGACCACATCATCACAATGGACCTTCATGCGTCTCAAATTCAAGGCTTCTTTGACATTCCCGTGGATAACCTCTTTGCAGAACCTGCTGTATTGAAATggatcaaagaaaatattcctgACTGGAAGACCAGTATTGTAGTGTCTCCGGATGCTGGAGGTGCGAAGAGGGTCACATCTATTGCTGACCGTTTGAATGTTGAGTTTGCTTTGATccacaaagaaagaaaaaaggcTAATGAAGTAGCTTCAATGGTGCTTGTTGGTGATGTGAAGGACCGGACGGCAATCCTGGTGGATGACATGGCAGATACTTGTGGTACCATCTGTCATGCTGCAGAGAAACTGATAGAAGCAGGAGCTACAAATGTGTATGCTATTCTAACACATGGTATTTTCTCTGGGCCAGCAATCTCAAGGATCAACAATGCTTGTTTAGAAGCTGTTGTTGTCACAAACACAATACCTCAGGAGAGGCATATGCAGGAGTGCCCCAAGATCCAGTGTATTGACGTGTCTATGATGTTGGCAGAGGCTGTCAGACGTACACACAATGGTGAATCCGTCTCCTACCTATTTTCTAATGTTCCATACTAGtttagtttcattattttacattatattttacttaaatataggTGAGTGTTATGATTCTTATCATAAAAGTGGCGCATAGCTGATAACTGTTAATGGCTTCAGTAAATCTTAgagttacatattatatttgttatgaaaaaaaaaatagtttaatattgAGATGCAGAAAGAAATTTTGTTGGAGCTTGGTCTCCTGTCTCTTAGAGAACTGGCATGCAAGCAAAAAGGTATAAATATGTTAaggaaataaatgtattatttagtaGCAACCTTAATCTGCAAACAAAGTATACAAAGCAATGTTTCAAGGTatgattgttaaaataaaatttagtctACCCTCAGTTAAACTTACAATATAATGCTATATTCTCATAAAATTACTAGCAACCTCTTTTCTGCAAAATATCAGTTCATtccatttatttcatttgacaTTTGGAAAATTAGGTCTGCATTTGTATTTTAGCTAATAACTTCCATATTTGCCTCTATGAAACTCACCAAAACAGGTTTATTGATATCAattcttagtttaaaataaaagacattttagtttttaaacttataatctaTGTATTTCTTTAAGTTCAGTTGGGTTGTTGAAGCAGAGCcataatttcaattttgaatttccaaaatatgaaattagtttattacaaacttttaaTTGAATGGAATACTAGCACTTCCACAagacaataaatataatgacaGTGCCTTATCATCAAATTAACACAGTCATGTTCTTAcacaaagttttaatattaatttgaaacaggAATGCAATTGACAGAATGTTTAGTGcctagataaataaattaaaactcacttttatattcatatcaaattttttttttttactgtttttattgttgatgATAAACAAATCAATTGTTCACAATGAACTAATTAGACTCTAAATGGgtgattatgaaaatatttgatgtgATGTAATGAGTTAGTTACTTGAACTTCTTTCAATTGTGTggtctaattttaaataagtgagGATATTGTAGATGGCCAGCTTCAAACAATCcactgtgattttttttattaattttgtctttttttctgtttagaTTAGTTGTTTGTGTTACAACtagcaataaaaatgtattaagttttatctttctttttatgaaaatgctacatgataaatggaataaaaacccattaattacaaaaatgctGTGCAAAATTCTAAATCGTTACAATTATTCGCAATTATTGGCTAATTTTCTAATGCGACGCGTAATCGAAGGCTATCGTTTTAATTGGCCAATAAtgttaaattagaaaaaagtgATGTATAAACAAATTGCCtcatattgtatatttttttctaaatttatataaaaagaattacataaatatgtatatttggttctaatacctataattaagataataaaaaattaaaaagatttgacTAAGCGACAATTTTATTATCCAAATCTCTTTAGATATTTAGAAATGGAAAACGCGCGAGGAGATAGTTTGATAATTTCGTAATGACGTCACTATGTTTAATGGCGCTAGAATTGTCTAGCGGGTTGAGTGTTTCATCCGGCCGAGAGGCCTGCCGATGGCAACAGACGGTCGTTGAgctttagtaaaataaatagaactcaaaaaa
The genomic region above belongs to Trichoplusia ni isolate ovarian cell line Hi5 chromosome 5, tn1, whole genome shotgun sequence and contains:
- the LOC113493826 gene encoding histone H4 transcription factor → MANEVKSKSKSVSKTKLSRCMDWLQKQNDEDPMKLSLQNKNDIQFIIQTHAARKNFLLAVAEDDATVPNGIHEPSNEPKAVSLHKLRVDNLFMTCEWQSCESTFEDYNEYQKHVVKHASDAHAIEREAGVEYVCLWDVCGHKTNDFNEMIRHINYHAYHGKLLAIGFNGRATLKLARCKKDSSKRNHLPKQTGDYVCMWINCDQKYNSMQHFLDHVKVHTNYSENYLCSWAGCGAVFPRKEMLVVHVRSHTGERLIACYHCGQHFANNRKLSDHLRRQNVYQNSPFVCELCGTRCATEYLLNEHTRQHVSTYACTMCDMSVPSPNALAKHVRYRHLTGTGTRPYACPHCPYRAVTRWDVRKHIETHKRKKDKEVKDESDDDLSDDDSVSQKSKRKKSLKKYACHMCPEKNMKIFSRGNRLTTHLVKVHGAQWSAGHSRFRYQLSEDGMYRLTTTRYESLEVSTKIMDGYSGPPESLSDADFKVRQVADATESTPTQFVVTLKNGDKENDESDRDIKPDLKNIKKDVEIMMCDVDEEGNIISTEVIVKSDVLGNL
- the LOC113493828 gene encoding ribose-phosphate pyrophosphokinase 2, whose amino-acid sequence is MKSTVTLEEVVNKLDHISLPLTTRMPNIKVFSGSSHPDLAQKIVDRLGIDLGKVVTKKFSNMETCVEIGESVRGEDVYIVQSGSGEINDNLMELLIMINACKIASASRVTAVIPCFPYARQDKKDKSRAPITAKLVANILSVSGADHIITMDLHASQIQGFFDIPVDNLFAEPAVLKWIKENIPDWKTSIVVSPDAGGAKRVTSIADRLNVEFALIHKERKKANEVASMVLVGDVKDRTAILVDDMADTCGTICHAAEKLIEAGATNVYAILTHGIFSGPAISRINNACLEAVVVTNTIPQERHMQECPKIQCIDVSMMLAEAVRRTHNGESVSYLFSNVPY